Below is a genomic region from Argiope bruennichi chromosome 11, qqArgBrue1.1, whole genome shotgun sequence.
ACAGCTGAGGAAATGAGAAAAGTGTTAGGATATGAAATTGCTAACATCAAAGATGAAGAACTCAAGCATTGTTTTCAGAAGCTTCTTGATACATTTGACATTAACCAGGAATCTTACACTTTAAATTATGCTAACAGTGTTCTCATTTACAAAGATTTCTCTGTAAAAGAAGAATACAAATCACTCTTGAAAGATTTCTTTAAGGCCTTTTTCCAGGAGgttgattttataaatgaaagcgAAAAAGCAGTTATGTTGGTAAATGAGTGGGTTAATGATAAAACTAATAATATGATTCCTAAGCTTTTGGATTCCCTGGATCCTTCTACTGTGATGATAATTCTTAATGCTGTATATTTTAAAGGGCTTTGGTCCCATCCGTTCGATGAAAAGAGTACCTTTAAGCAGTATTTCTATAATAAAGGTGATGAGGATGATTACAAACAAGTAGATATGATGCacttgaaagataaattttattttgtggaaaAGGAATCGTATAAGGCACTCCAGCTTCTTTATAAAGGAGATGATATATCTATGCTTATTCTGCTACCTAACTCCAAAGATGGCTTGAGAGAATTGGAGAATTCTCTGAGTTCCACTCTCATTCAGGATCTAAAGGAAAATATGCGGGACACAAAAGTGGAAGTAGCACTTCCAAAATTTAAACTCGAGTACTCAAAATCAttgaaagagaaatttgaaaGCCTGGGTTTGAATCTAGTATTTAATAGTGGTGCTCATCTTAATGACATCAATGATTCGGGGGATCTTCTGGTTTCTGAAATCATCCACAAAGCTGTTCTTGTAGTGAATGAAGAAGGCAGTGAAGCTGCAGCTGTCACAGCTGTTATGATGATGAGATGTGCACTGATATTTAACCAACCAGAATTTATTGTAGATCATCCTTTCATGTTTGTGATatacaataataagaataatcTCATCCTTTTTATGGGCAGAGTAGatgaattataattagaatatataGATG
It encodes:
- the LOC129957643 gene encoding intracellular coagulation inhibitor 1-like is translated as MDSSVAEASNHLGINLYKLLAEENTNVFFSPFSISTALAMLFCGAQNETAEEMRKVLGYEIANIKDEELKHCFQKLLDTFDINQESYTLNYANSVLIYKDFSVKEEYKSLLKDFFKAFFQEVDFINESEKAVMLVNEWVNDKTNNMIPKLLDSLDPSTVMIILNAVYFKGLWSHPFDEKSTFKQYFYNKGDEDDYKQVDMMHLKDKFYFVEKESYKALQLLYKGDDISMLILLPNSKDGLRELENSLSSTLIQDLKENMRDTKVEVALPKFKLEYSKSLKEKFESLGLNLVFNSGAHLNDINDSGDLLVSEIIHKAVLVVNEEGSEAAAVTAVMMMRCALIFNQPEFIVDHPFMFVIYNNKNNLILFMGRVDEL